A region of Vigna radiata var. radiata cultivar VC1973A chromosome 10, Vradiata_ver6, whole genome shotgun sequence DNA encodes the following proteins:
- the LOC106775963 gene encoding ABC transporter F family member 3, with product MTEVARSVVHDVLGQRVVDVDQPIVDYIVNVLADDDFDFGLDGEGAFEALGELLVAAGCVDDFSECRSVCSTLCDKFGKHGLVKAKPAVRSLAAPFRMNEGLDDVQAPKKKPEPVDGPLLSERDRLKLERRKRKEERQREAQYQMHLAEMEAARAGMPVVCVRHESAGGPNVKDIHMENFNISVGGRDLIVDGCVTLSFGRHYGLVGRNGTGKTTFLRHMAMHAIDGVPRNCQILHVEQEVTGDDTTALQCVLNSDIERTQLIEEEAQLVAQQREFEDKIEKGDSNGMVGRDSISQRLEEIYKRLEHIDADSAEARAASILAGLSFSPEMQKKATKTFSGGWRMRIALARALFIEPDILLLDEPTNHLDLHAVLWLESYLVKWPKTFIVVSHAREFLNTVVTDIVHLQNQKLTTYKGNYDTFERTREEQIKNQQKALEANERARSHMQTFIDKFRYNAKRASLVQSRIKALERMGHVDEIVNDPDYKFEFPTPDDRPGPPIISFSDASFGYPGGPILFKNLNFGIDLDSRIAMVGPNGIGKSTILKLIAGELQPSSGTVFRSAKVRIAVFSQHHVDGLDLSSNPLLYMMRCYPGVPEQKLRAHLGSFGVTGNLALQPMYTLSGGQKSRVAFAKITFKKPHIILLDEPSNHLDLDAVEALIQGLVLFQGGILMVSHDEHLISGSVEELWVVSEGRVTPFHGTFQDYKKILQSA from the exons ATGACGGAGGTGGCGAGATCAGTGGTGCACGACGTTTTGGGACAAAGAGTCGTCGACGTAGACCAACCAATTGTCGATTACATCGTCAACGTCCTTGCAGACGATGACTTTGACTTTGGCCTCGACGGTGAAGGCGCATTCGAAGCCCTCGGCGAGCTCCTCGTTGCCGCCGGCTGCGTTGACGATTTCTCCGAGTGCCGCTCT GTGTGCAGCACGTTGTGCGACAAGTTCGGGAAGCACGGTTTGGTGAAGGCGAAGCCCGCCGTGCGGAGCCTTGCGGCGCCGTTTCGAATGAATGAAGGTTTGGACGACGTCCAAGCTCCCAAGAAGAAGCCCGAGCCCGTCGACGGCCCTCTGTTATCGGAACGTGACCGTCTAAAGCTCGAGAGAAGGAAACGCAAGGAGGAACGTCAGCGAGAG GCACAATACCAAATGCACTTGGCGGAGATGGAGGCGGCACGGGCAGGTATGCCGGTGGTGTGTGTGAGGCATGAGAGCGCTGGGGGGCCAAACGTGAAGGACATTCACATGGAGAATTTCAATATCTCTGTTGGTGGGCGGGATCTAATTGTGGATGGTTGTGTCACACTTTCGTTTGGAAGGCATTATGGTTTGGTAGGAAGGAACGGGACAGGAAAAACCACTTTTCTTAGACACATGGCTATGCATGCGATCGATGGTGTTCCAAGGAATTGTCAAATATTGCACGTGGAGCAAGAGGTGACAGGTGATGATACCACAGCCTTGCAGTGTGTCCTTAACTCTGACATTGAGAGGACTCAGCTTATTGAAGAAGAAGCTCAGTTAGTTGCCCAACAG AGGGAATTTGAGGACAAAATTGAAAAGGGTGACTCAAATGGAATGGTTGGCAGGGATAGCATTTCACAGAGGCTTGAGGAAATATATAAGAGGCTTGAACACATTGATGCTGATTCTGCAGAGGCACGAGCAGCATCTATATTAGCT GGTTTGAGTTTCTCTCCTGAGATGCAGAAGAAGGCAACAAAAACATTTTCAGGAGGATGGCGAATGCGCATAGCTCTTGCTCGTGCACTGTTTATAGAGCCTGATATATTGCTTCTTGACGAGCCTACG aATCATCTTGATCTTCATGCTGTCTTATGGCTTGAGTCATACTTGGTTAAATGGCCAAAAACATTTATTGTTGTTTCACATGCGAGAGAATTTTTAAACACG GTGGTTACTGATATAGTTCACTTGCAAAACCAAAAGTTGACTACTTATAAAGGAAATTATGATACTTTTGAGAGGACCCGAgaagaacaaattaaaaaccaGCAGAAAGCATTGGAGGCAAATGAGCGCGCAAGATCTCATATGCAG ACCTTTATTGACAAGTTCCGTTATAATGCAAAGAGGGCATCACTCGTTCAATCTAGAATCAAG GCTTTGGAGCGAATGGGCCATGTGGATGAGATTGTTAATGATCCTGA CTACAAATTTGAGTTCCCCACTCCAGATGATAGACCTGGTCCACCGATTATAAGTTTCAG TGATGCATCATTTGGTTATCCCGGGGGCCCcattctttttaagaatttgaacTTTGGGATTGATCTTGACAGCCGTATTGCAA TGGTTGGACCAAATGGTATTGGCAAATCAACTATACTTAAGTTAATTGCTGGGGAACTTCAGCCCAGTTCTGGGACCGTCTTCCGTTCTGCTAAG GTTCGTATAGCAGTGTTCAGTCAGCACCATGTTGATGGTCTGGACTTATCCTCAAATCCTCTACTGTATATGATGCGGTGCTATCCT GGAGTTCCAGAACAGAAGCTTAGAGCTCACTTAGGTTCTTTTGGTGTAACTGGAAATCTTGCACTGCAGCCAATGTATACTTTGTCTG GTGGTCAGAAAAGCAGGGTTGCCTTTGCAAAGATAACTTTTAAGAAGCCACACATAATATTGCTTGATGAGCCTTCCAATCATCTG